In one window of Hyla sarda isolate aHylSar1 chromosome 1, aHylSar1.hap1, whole genome shotgun sequence DNA:
- the LOC130275595 gene encoding protein spinster homolog 1-like produces MASPQDPLLKEEEEAMEDHSDMDVEKGDIPERQNLPSLSVMSTARSIITVVILAFVNLLIYANRSSVAGVLPYIQKAYDTNASLSGLLNTLFIGSYVLVAPIAGYLGDHCNKKYTVCAGVIVWLSMTLTLSFIPDGYFLLFLLTSGLVGAGEATFCTIAPSIIADLFTSDQRTRMLNVFYSVIPVGCGLGYIIGPKVTDAARGDWHWAFRVTPGLGLIAVALMILVTKELPRTTTNGKKNNKSQKFAKWATDLKKLFKNRSFMLTTMGSTAVSFIVGAIGVWGPSYLTHARTLLQEKDPCRAEPCDYHDILIFGVVTVVSGILGVVAGTEISKRYRKSNPRADPLVCGCAMMLSAPFLLLALTFGNISLVATNIFIFIGETLLSVNFTLISDIILKVVTPWRRSSALAVQMTIYHLLGDAGSPYLIGLISDTYEQGYAKSPLLKYRSLEYALMTCTIMAVIGGAFFMATALYIERDEKEAEMESEPPSSSSSLLLPADEDRASD; encoded by the coding sequence atggcctctccacaagacccattgctgaaggaggaggaagaagcaatggaggaccatagtgatatggatgtagaaaagggcgatatccctgagaggcagaacctgccatctctaagcgtgatgtccaccgcacgttccatcatcaccgtagtgatcctcgcctttgttaatttgctcatctatgcaaatcgctccagcgtggcgggggtgctgccttatatacagaaagcatatgacaccaatgctagtctgtccggcttattgaatacattgttcattggaagctatgtgctggtcgcaccaattgccggatatttgggcgaccactgtaataagaaatatactgtttgcgcaggagtcatcgtttggctgagcatgacacttaccctgtcattcatccctgacgggtacttcctgctcttcctgctgacgagtggactggttggagccggagaggcgactttctgcaccatcgccccctcaatcattgcagacctttttacaagtgaccagcggacccgcatgctgaacgtgttttactccgtcatacctgtaggctgcggactaggatacatcatcgggcccaaagtgactgatgcagcaaggggcgattggcactgggcatttcgggtcacccctggcctgggcctcatagctgtggctttgatgattttggtcacaaaggagcttccaagaacgactacaaacgggaagaagaacaacaaatcccagaagtttgccaaatgggcgacagatctgaaaaaactatttaaaaatcgaagcttcatgttaaccaccatgggatcgacagctgtatccttcatagtgggagccataggtgtatggggtccgtcatacctgacccacgcacgaacactcctacaagagaaggacccttgccgtgctgaaccgtgtgactatcacgacatcctaatatttggtgtggttacagtcgtttccggcattctgggagttgtagcagggacggagataagtaaaagatatcgcaaatccaacccacgggcggacccgcttgtgtgtggatgcgcgatgatgctctccgccccttttcttctgttggcattgacttttggcaacatcagcctcgttgccaccaacatcttcatcttcatcggagagacgcttctgtcagtaaatttcaccctcatatctgacattatactaaaagtagtaactccatggaggagatcttcagccctggccgtgcagatgacaatctatcacctcctaggtgacgccggcagcccgtacctcatcggcctgatatctgacacctacgaacaaggatatgccaaatcccctcttctgaaataccgcagcctggagtatgccctcatgacctgcaccataatggcagtcatcggaggggccttcttcatggccacggccctatatatagagagggacgaaaaagaagcagagatggaatcagaacctccgtcatcctcctcctccttactgcttcctgccgatgaggaccgcgcttcagactga